One region of Qipengyuania gaetbuli genomic DNA includes:
- a CDS encoding flavin-containing monooxygenase, whose amino-acid sequence MTKPTHVDVLIVGAGISGIGSAYHLQDQCPGKSYAILEMKDTFGGTWDTHKYPGVRSDSDLYTFGYRFKPWIGAPIASAEEILKYMGEVIEENGIGDHIRYGHRIDRCSFSRETDLWTVGATRLSDGESLVFTCSFLWMCQGYYDHKTPYIPPEWQDKGLSDFKGDFVHAQQWDPDYDFTGKRVLVIGSGATAATVVPAFAEKAEHVTMLQRSPTYFFCSENKNELADRLREIGVDESTVHRVVRQQIMFDQDMLTKRCLEEPDAVFEELKELVRAFTGKPDFEFEPHFTPKYRVWQQRLAFCPEGDVFRCAVEGKLTVVTDTLDRFTEKGVMTSSGEEIEVDLIVAATGFQLSVMGDIPFFVDGKRVDWHDTVTYRGMMFTGVPNMVWVFGYFRASWTLRVDMLGDFVCSLLNHMDGKSARRVEVQFRPEDKGMKLLPWIEADNFNPGYLMRGLDQMPRRGDKPEWRHNQDYWREREEIPAISLDGPEFAYASGAGVAGAVEAEAIG is encoded by the coding sequence ATGACCAAACCGACGCATGTCGACGTGCTGATCGTCGGGGCGGGGATTTCCGGGATCGGGTCTGCCTACCACCTGCAGGACCAGTGCCCGGGCAAGAGCTATGCGATCCTCGAGATGAAGGACACGTTCGGCGGCACCTGGGACACACATAAATACCCGGGCGTGCGCTCGGACAGCGATCTCTACACCTTCGGATACCGCTTCAAGCCGTGGATCGGCGCGCCGATCGCCAGTGCGGAAGAAATCCTCAAGTACATGGGCGAGGTGATCGAGGAGAACGGCATCGGCGACCACATTCGCTACGGCCACCGGATCGACCGGTGCAGTTTTTCGCGCGAGACCGACCTCTGGACCGTCGGGGCGACCCGCCTCTCGGACGGCGAAAGCCTCGTATTCACCTGCAGCTTCCTCTGGATGTGCCAGGGCTATTACGACCACAAGACGCCCTACATTCCGCCGGAATGGCAGGATAAGGGACTGTCCGACTTCAAGGGCGATTTCGTCCATGCCCAGCAGTGGGACCCGGACTACGACTTTACGGGCAAGCGCGTGCTGGTAATCGGATCGGGCGCAACGGCCGCGACGGTCGTCCCTGCGTTTGCCGAGAAGGCGGAGCACGTCACCATGCTCCAGCGGTCGCCGACCTATTTCTTCTGCAGCGAGAACAAGAACGAACTGGCCGACCGCTTGCGCGAAATCGGCGTCGACGAGTCGACCGTCCACCGCGTGGTGCGCCAGCAGATCATGTTCGACCAGGACATGCTGACGAAGCGCTGCCTCGAGGAACCGGATGCGGTCTTCGAGGAACTGAAGGAACTGGTCCGCGCCTTTACCGGCAAGCCCGATTTCGAGTTCGAGCCGCACTTCACGCCGAAATACCGCGTGTGGCAGCAGCGCCTCGCCTTCTGTCCCGAAGGCGACGTTTTCCGATGCGCGGTAGAAGGCAAGCTGACCGTCGTCACCGATACGCTCGACCGCTTCACCGAAAAGGGCGTCATGACGTCCTCCGGCGAGGAAATCGAAGTCGACCTGATCGTCGCTGCCACCGGTTTCCAGCTGTCGGTGATGGGCGACATTCCCTTCTTCGTCGACGGGAAGCGGGTCGATTGGCACGACACGGTGACCTATCGCGGGATGATGTTCACCGGCGTGCCGAACATGGTGTGGGTCTTCGGCTATTTCCGCGCCAGCTGGACGCTGCGGGTCGACATGCTCGGCGATTTCGTCTGTTCGCTGCTCAACCACATGGACGGGAAAAGCGCGCGCCGTGTGGAGGTGCAGTTCCGGCCCGAGGACAAGGGCATGAAGCTCCTGCCCTGGATCGAAGCGGACAATTTCAATCCCGGCTACCTCATGCGCGGGCTCGACCAGATGCCGCGGCGCGGGGACAAGCCCGAGTGGCGGCATAACCAGGATTATTGGCGCGAGCGCGAGGAGATTCCCGCGATCAGCCTCGATGGTCCCGAGTTCGCCTACGCCAGTGGAGCCGGGGTGGCGGGCGCTGTCGAGGCCGAAGCCATCGGCTAG
- a CDS encoding DmpA family aminopeptidase, producing the protein MRSAMRAIGSALLLCAAGTGAMTAVHAQQADAPQVRARDLGVPFDGTPGPLNAITDVAGIEVGHTTLISGDGDLVVGEGPVRTGVTAILPRGKAYDPVFAGWYALNGNGELTGTTWVEESGWLEGPVMITNTHSVGTVRDATIEWAHKRRFFAPLAGEPDTFWMLPVVGETYDGDLSDINGFHVKKEHVFAALDNAAGGRMAEGNVGGGTGMITHGFKGGIGTSSRVVKAAGDDYTVGVLVQSNYGIRDTFTVAGVPVGREITDLTTTYGDHNQETGSIIIVVATDAPLLPHQLKRVAQRATMGIARNGSFASNGSGDIFIAFSTGNPGKWGREGSAELTSLSNDALSPIFRATVEATEEAVINALVAARTMTGINGNTAHALPHDRLREVLRKYGRLVETDAPAAE; encoded by the coding sequence ATGCGTTCTGCCATGCGAGCGATCGGCTCGGCGCTTCTGCTGTGCGCTGCCGGAACTGGCGCGATGACTGCCGTGCACGCACAGCAGGCGGACGCTCCGCAGGTCCGCGCGAGGGACCTCGGCGTACCCTTCGACGGCACTCCCGGCCCCCTCAACGCCATCACCGATGTCGCCGGTATCGAGGTCGGCCATACCACGCTGATTTCCGGCGATGGCGACCTCGTCGTCGGTGAAGGGCCGGTCCGCACCGGCGTTACGGCCATCCTGCCGCGCGGCAAGGCCTATGATCCCGTGTTCGCAGGCTGGTACGCGCTCAACGGCAATGGCGAGCTGACCGGCACCACCTGGGTCGAGGAATCGGGCTGGCTGGAAGGCCCGGTGATGATCACCAATACCCACAGCGTCGGCACGGTGCGCGATGCCACGATCGAGTGGGCACACAAGCGCCGCTTCTTCGCCCCGCTTGCCGGCGAGCCCGATACCTTCTGGATGCTGCCCGTGGTTGGCGAGACCTATGACGGCGACCTCAGCGACATCAACGGCTTCCACGTGAAGAAGGAGCACGTCTTCGCAGCGCTCGACAATGCGGCTGGCGGCCGGATGGCCGAAGGCAATGTGGGCGGCGGCACCGGCATGATCACCCATGGCTTCAAGGGCGGCATCGGCACCTCCTCGCGGGTGGTGAAGGCAGCGGGAGACGACTACACCGTCGGCGTGCTGGTCCAGTCGAACTACGGGATCAGGGACACCTTCACGGTGGCAGGCGTGCCGGTGGGCCGCGAGATCACCGATCTGACCACCACCTATGGCGATCATAACCAGGAAACCGGGTCGATCATCATCGTCGTCGCCACCGACGCACCGCTCCTGCCGCACCAATTGAAGCGCGTGGCCCAGCGCGCCACCATGGGTATCGCCCGCAACGGCTCCTTCGCCTCGAACGGTTCGGGCGACATCTTCATTGCCTTTTCCACCGGCAATCCCGGCAAGTGGGGCCGCGAAGGCAGCGCGGAACTGACCAGCCTGTCAAACGACGCGCTGAGCCCGATTTTCCGCGCCACGGTCGAAGCGACCGAGGAAGCTGTGATCAACGCATTGGTCGCCGCGCGCACCATGACCGGGATCAACGGAAACACCGCCCACGCCCTGCCGCACGACCGGCTGCGTGAGGTGCTGCGCAAATACGGGCGACTGGTGGAAACGGACGCTCCGGCGGCCGAGTAG
- a CDS encoding site-specific DNA-methyltransferase → MGVIETTKSRARRIEKEAELPLEMPRGELPVGRILDGDCVEAMRSIPTASIDLVFADPPYNLQLGGDLARPDGSHVDAVTDDWDKFDTFAAYDEFTRAWLTEAKRILKPDGALWVIGSYHNIYRVGAILQDLGFWILNDIVWRKSNPMPNFKGTRFTNAHETLIWASQGEKAKYHFNYRAMKTLNDELQMRSDWVLPICNGAERLKEGGTKVHPTQKPESLLYRVLLSTTEKGDVVLDPFFGTGTTGAVAKRLGRQWIGCEREGVYRNAALKRIEKELPLDESALTTMQSKRTAPKVAFGALVENGFITPGTQVFDKKRRWVATVRADGSLAYEKQTGSIHGLGKELQGAPSCNGWTFWHYENGGEIKPIDAARQLYLLAVED, encoded by the coding sequence ATGGGGGTCATCGAGACCACGAAATCGCGCGCCCGGCGCATCGAGAAAGAAGCGGAACTTCCGCTCGAAATGCCGCGCGGCGAGCTGCCGGTGGGACGCATCCTCGACGGGGACTGCGTGGAAGCCATGCGTTCGATCCCGACCGCCTCGATCGACCTCGTCTTTGCCGACCCGCCCTACAACCTCCAACTGGGCGGCGATCTCGCCCGGCCCGACGGCAGCCATGTCGATGCCGTGACCGACGATTGGGACAAGTTCGACACTTTTGCCGCCTATGACGAGTTCACCCGTGCCTGGCTGACCGAGGCGAAACGCATCCTCAAGCCCGACGGCGCGCTGTGGGTGATCGGCAGCTATCATAATATCTACCGCGTCGGCGCGATCCTGCAGGACCTGGGCTTCTGGATTCTCAACGACATCGTCTGGCGCAAGTCGAACCCGATGCCCAATTTCAAGGGCACCCGCTTCACCAATGCGCACGAGACGCTGATCTGGGCGAGCCAAGGCGAAAAGGCGAAGTACCACTTCAACTACCGCGCGATGAAGACGCTCAACGACGAGCTCCAGATGCGCAGCGACTGGGTCCTGCCGATCTGCAATGGCGCGGAACGCCTGAAGGAAGGCGGGACCAAGGTCCACCCGACGCAGAAACCCGAAAGCCTGCTCTACCGCGTGCTACTGTCGACCACGGAAAAGGGCGACGTCGTGCTCGACCCCTTCTTCGGCACCGGCACGACCGGGGCGGTGGCCAAGCGCCTCGGCCGCCAGTGGATCGGGTGCGAGCGCGAGGGCGTCTATCGCAATGCCGCTCTGAAACGGATCGAGAAGGAACTCCCGCTCGACGAAAGCGCGCTGACCACCATGCAATCGAAGCGTACTGCACCCAAGGTCGCCTTCGGCGCGCTGGTCGAAAACGGCTTCATCACGCCCGGCACCCAGGTGTTCGACAAGAAGCGCCGCTGGGTCGCCACCGTGCGCGCCGACGGCTCGCTCGCCTATGAAAAGCAGACCGGCAGCATCCACGGCCTCGGCAAGGAATTGCAGGGCGCGCCCAGCTGCAACGGCTGGACATTCTGGCACTACGAGAACGGCGGCGAGATCAAGCCCATCGACGCCGCGCGCCAGCTGTATTTGCTGGCAGTCGAGGACTAG
- a CDS encoding sulfotransferase family protein: MALKVIGAGVGRTATFTMKFALEHIGFGPCFHMAELFADARRQVPLWLDAISGRPDWDEIFKGFQSTVDYPSASYWRELADHYPDTKVILTVRDADSWFESVSETIFSDEMQAHLVGTPTGDMMKGTIFDHFHGGDIRDRAFMTKWFEDRNEHINASLPPDRLLVFHPKEGWEPLCRFLDVPVPPEPFPRVNSRDEITAANEQEGGMAKDDDSAESFGKSYIETLRAKAFAQ; this comes from the coding sequence ATGGCACTCAAGGTAATCGGCGCAGGTGTGGGGCGTACCGCAACCTTCACGATGAAGTTCGCGTTGGAGCACATCGGTTTCGGCCCCTGTTTCCACATGGCGGAACTGTTCGCCGATGCGCGGCGGCAGGTGCCGCTATGGCTCGACGCGATAAGCGGTCGACCCGATTGGGACGAAATCTTCAAGGGCTTCCAGTCGACCGTCGATTATCCGTCCGCCTCCTACTGGCGCGAGCTTGCGGACCACTATCCGGATACCAAGGTCATCCTGACCGTGCGCGATGCGGACAGCTGGTTCGAATCCGTCAGCGAAACGATCTTCTCGGACGAAATGCAGGCCCATCTCGTCGGGACCCCCACAGGCGACATGATGAAGGGCACGATCTTCGACCACTTCCACGGCGGCGACATCCGCGACCGGGCCTTCATGACCAAATGGTTCGAAGACCGGAACGAGCATATCAACGCCAGCCTGCCGCCCGACCGGCTGCTGGTGTTCCATCCCAAGGAAGGATGGGAGCCGCTGTGCCGGTTCCTCGACGTGCCGGTCCCGCCCGAACCCTTCCCGCGCGTCAACAGCCGCGACGAGATCACGGCGGCGAACGAGCAGGAAGGCGGAATGGCCAAGGACGACGATTCTGCGGAAAGCTTCGGCAAGTCCTATATCGAGACGCTGCGCGCCAAGGCGTTCGCCCAGTAG
- a CDS encoding ribonuclease HII, producing the protein MFSSSPEHGLGRAPLVVGVDEAGRGPLAGPVVAAAVVLCNPCPQGLDDSKKLSAARRSALEPQILDNCAWGLGVVDVEEIDRINIFQATMLAMTLAVSRLVKAMGSEPEAVLIDGNQTPHGRCADWRWPARAIVGGDGSEACISAASILAKEYRDRLMCEAAEAHPEYGWDRNKGYGSAQHMEALRVHGPTPLHRRSFAPVSQMVLL; encoded by the coding sequence ATGTTTTCATCGTCTCCCGAACATGGTCTTGGCCGCGCACCGCTGGTCGTCGGGGTCGACGAGGCGGGGCGCGGGCCACTGGCTGGTCCCGTCGTCGCTGCCGCGGTGGTGCTTTGCAACCCCTGTCCGCAAGGCCTCGATGATTCCAAAAAGCTCAGTGCGGCGCGTCGTTCCGCACTGGAACCGCAAATTCTCGATAACTGTGCATGGGGTTTGGGCGTGGTCGATGTCGAGGAGATCGACCGGATCAACATCTTCCAGGCGACCATGCTGGCGATGACGCTGGCCGTATCACGATTGGTGAAGGCCATGGGGAGCGAGCCCGAGGCAGTGCTGATCGACGGCAACCAGACGCCGCACGGGCGCTGCGCGGACTGGCGCTGGCCTGCCCGCGCCATCGTCGGCGGCGACGGGTCGGAAGCGTGCATTTCGGCTGCCTCCATCCTCGCCAAGGAATACCGCGACCGGCTGATGTGCGAGGCGGCAGAGGCACACCCCGAATATGGCTGGGACCGCAACAAGGGCTACGGTTCGGCCCAGCACATGGAAGCGCTGCGCGTCCACGGTCCCACGCCGCTCCACCGCCGCAGCTTTGCGCCGGTCAGCCAGATGGTGCTGCTCTAG
- a CDS encoding PQQ-dependent sugar dehydrogenase: MKRLTLFAATLPGALLLASCGSGYSTDGGTEAASTPAPTDIEFAITEHGSFNEPWALAFLPGTDRLFITEKSGTMKFVNTKDGTVGTVSGLPDVDYGGQGGLGDVAFLPREARLRSAMRTIYLSWAEAGEGDTRGAVVGRGNMICPTTKTCAISDLEVIWRQTPKVTGRGHYSHRIAVSPDGQYLFVTSGDRQKQEPAQDTSNTLGTVVRLNLDGTPAAGNPLAAQGSPSNEIWSWGHRNLLGIDFDSEGRLWEIEHGPAGGDELNLVKKGQNYGWPVRSNGDQYNGTDIPDHTADDGFAKFAINWTPVIAPGNMAFYRGDLFPGLKGDLLISGLKTEALVRVAIDGESAREVARYPMGKRIRSVIEGPDGALWVLEDGEGGRLLELRPK; encoded by the coding sequence ATGAAGCGCCTTACCTTGTTCGCCGCCACCCTACCCGGCGCCCTGCTGCTCGCAAGCTGCGGCAGCGGCTATTCCACCGATGGCGGAACGGAAGCGGCTTCGACGCCCGCACCGACCGACATCGAATTCGCAATCACCGAACACGGCAGCTTCAACGAACCATGGGCTTTGGCCTTCCTGCCCGGCACCGACCGCCTGTTCATCACCGAGAAGTCGGGCACGATGAAGTTCGTCAATACGAAGGACGGCACCGTCGGCACGGTCAGCGGTCTTCCGGATGTCGACTACGGCGGCCAGGGCGGCCTTGGCGATGTCGCCTTCCTGCCGCGCGAGGCGCGCCTGCGTTCTGCCATGCGCACGATCTACCTCAGCTGGGCCGAGGCCGGTGAAGGCGACACCCGCGGGGCGGTCGTCGGGCGCGGCAACATGATCTGCCCGACCACGAAGACCTGCGCGATTTCGGACCTCGAGGTGATCTGGCGCCAGACGCCCAAGGTCACCGGGCGCGGGCACTATTCGCACCGCATCGCGGTCAGCCCGGACGGGCAGTATCTCTTCGTGACCAGCGGCGACCGCCAGAAGCAGGAGCCTGCACAGGACACCTCGAACACGCTGGGCACCGTCGTGCGCCTGAACCTCGACGGTACGCCTGCCGCCGGCAATCCTCTCGCTGCGCAGGGCAGCCCGAGCAACGAGATCTGGTCGTGGGGCCACCGCAACCTGCTCGGCATCGATTTCGATTCCGAGGGGCGCCTGTGGGAAATCGAACATGGTCCGGCGGGCGGTGACGAGCTGAACCTCGTCAAGAAGGGCCAGAACTACGGCTGGCCGGTCCGATCCAACGGCGACCAGTACAATGGCACCGACATCCCCGATCACACGGCGGATGATGGTTTCGCGAAGTTCGCGATCAACTGGACCCCGGTCATCGCGCCGGGGAACATGGCCTTCTATCGCGGCGACCTCTTCCCCGGCCTCAAGGGCGACCTGCTCATCTCCGGCCTCAAGACCGAAGCGCTCGTCCGCGTCGCCATCGACGGCGAAAGCGCCCGCGAAGTCGCCCGCTATCCGATGGGCAAGCGTATCCGTTCGGTTATCGAAGGCCCCGACGGAGCACTTTGGGTGCTGGAGGACGGCGAAGGCGGCCGCCTGCTGGAGCTTCGCCCCAAGTAA
- a CDS encoding GNAT family N-acetyltransferase: MATIVPLSAIDPALVEELLDAAFGEQRHARTAYRIREGMEALDALSFAALDEDDYLAGTIQLWPVALTDPEGRPHPMIMVGPVAVMPGRQGEGFGKALMASSLGAVESGFETGAAPLPQVMIGDPDYYDRWDFTAQHTGGWHCPGPYEQHRLLARTSNPAVLPREGMLGPWPGQLAG, from the coding sequence ATGGCGACCATCGTCCCCCTTTCCGCGATCGACCCCGCGCTGGTCGAAGAGCTGCTCGACGCAGCCTTCGGAGAGCAGCGTCACGCCCGCACCGCCTATCGCATCCGCGAGGGCATGGAGGCACTCGACGCGCTGAGCTTCGCCGCGCTGGACGAAGACGACTATCTCGCCGGCACGATCCAGCTGTGGCCGGTGGCGCTGACCGACCCGGAAGGTCGCCCGCACCCGATGATCATGGTCGGTCCCGTCGCAGTAATGCCGGGGCGGCAGGGCGAAGGGTTCGGCAAGGCACTGATGGCCTCCAGCCTCGGCGCAGTGGAAAGCGGTTTCGAAACCGGCGCTGCTCCGCTGCCGCAGGTGATGATCGGCGATCCAGACTATTACGACCGCTGGGATTTCACCGCTCAGCATACGGGCGGCTGGCACTGCCCCGGCCCCTATGAACAGCACCGCCTGCTGGCCCGCACGAGCAATCCGGCAGTGCTGCCGCGCGAAGGCATGCTCGGGCCCTGGCCCGGTCAGCTCGCGGGATAG
- a CDS encoding DUF1285 domain-containing protein has protein sequence MVYTPPPELAGLSLAQIAEQVAARKLPPVEQWTPEQVGESHMRILADGTWLHEGSPISRPAMVRAFAGLLRREDDGSYWLVTPFQKLAIKVEDACFIATDVSEIEGNLAFRINTDELVVACPDNAIRAAGDPDAPAIYLHVRRGCEARLNRSTYEQLARIALEHGDDWTVSSGGEAFSLVPA, from the coding sequence ATGGTCTATACCCCGCCTCCCGAACTCGCCGGTCTCTCGCTCGCCCAGATCGCGGAGCAGGTCGCGGCGCGCAAGCTGCCTCCGGTTGAACAGTGGACGCCCGAACAGGTGGGCGAGAGCCACATGCGCATCCTTGCCGACGGGACCTGGCTGCACGAGGGAAGCCCGATCTCCCGCCCCGCCATGGTGCGCGCCTTCGCGGGCCTGCTACGCCGCGAGGACGACGGCAGCTATTGGCTGGTAACGCCCTTCCAGAAGCTGGCGATCAAAGTGGAAGATGCCTGTTTCATCGCTACCGACGTGTCCGAGATCGAGGGCAATCTCGCCTTTCGCATCAATACCGACGAACTGGTCGTGGCCTGCCCCGACAACGCCATACGCGCCGCGGGCGATCCCGACGCGCCGGCGATCTACCTCCATGTCCGGCGCGGCTGCGAGGCGCGGCTGAACCGTTCGACCTACGAACAGCTTGCGCGCATCGCTCTGGAGCATGGCGACGACTGGACCGTGTCCAGCGGGGGCGAGGCTTTCTCGCTGGTGCCTGCATGA
- a CDS encoding CoA pyrophosphatase — MSVMFDRLAHLFEQGHAARSPELLTDARFADLERTADAAVLIAVTEREDPTVLLTQRPRTMRDHPGQVAFPGGKLDHGEDPVEAALREAWEELGIERDHVRIIGTTDRYQTGTGFDITPVLATVPPDLPIRPDPREVESWFEAPLSLLMQPESWSENEVFWKGAMRRYYELDHQGYRIWGVTAAICINLSRRLAWTD; from the coding sequence ATGAGCGTAATGTTCGACCGCCTGGCGCATTTGTTCGAGCAGGGCCATGCCGCGCGCTCGCCCGAACTGCTGACCGATGCGCGGTTCGCCGACCTCGAGCGCACGGCCGATGCAGCAGTGCTGATCGCTGTGACCGAGCGGGAAGACCCGACCGTCCTCCTCACCCAGCGCCCGCGCACCATGCGCGACCACCCTGGGCAGGTCGCTTTTCCGGGCGGCAAGCTCGACCATGGGGAAGACCCGGTCGAAGCGGCCCTTCGCGAAGCGTGGGAGGAGCTGGGCATCGAGCGCGACCACGTCCGCATCATCGGCACGACCGACCGCTACCAGACCGGCACCGGCTTCGACATCACTCCGGTGCTTGCCACCGTCCCGCCCGACCTGCCCATCCGCCCCGACCCGCGCGAGGTGGAAAGCTGGTTCGAGGCGCCGCTCTCGCTGCTCATGCAGCCCGAAAGCTGGAGCGAGAACGAGGTGTTCTGGAAAGGCGCCATGCGCCGCTATTACGAGCTCGATCACCAAGGCTACCGCATCTGGGGCGTGACCGCGGCGATCTGCATCAACCTGTCGCGGCGGCTGGCGTGGACGGACTGA
- a CDS encoding CCA tRNA nucleotidyltransferase, whose translation MNRLPQAAWTKRKDLAALVAALGPDNARYVGGAVRDTLLGKDIHDIDLATPLLPHAVIDRCKEAGIRTVPTGIDHGTVTAILKGGPVEITTLRHDVSTDGRRATVAFATEWQEDAARRDFTINALYAHPETLEISDYFGGLADLDVRHVRFIGDPHERIREDHLRILRYFRFQARFGDEPNAEAVAACQELAHTLKGLSRERVAMELLGIFSLPDPRGAVALMAQLGVLAVILPEAREREQAVFVALVAHEAATGTPGDPVRRLAALLPPIPSVAEAVSARLRLSRAQRARLVCAAERRDTDAGAPRALAYAEGVEGARDRLLIAGQTTRELDGWEVPELPLKGGEIVQRGVSAGPDVARILRAVEARWIAEQFPPRERVMQLLDEELAAR comes from the coding sequence ATGAACCGCCTGCCGCAAGCCGCCTGGACCAAGCGCAAGGACCTCGCCGCCCTCGTGGCCGCGCTGGGGCCCGACAACGCGCGTTATGTCGGCGGCGCGGTGCGCGACACGCTGCTCGGCAAGGACATCCACGACATCGACCTTGCGACACCGCTGCTGCCGCACGCGGTGATCGACCGTTGCAAGGAAGCGGGCATCCGCACGGTGCCTACGGGCATCGATCACGGCACGGTAACGGCGATCCTGAAAGGCGGGCCGGTCGAGATCACCACCTTGCGCCACGACGTGTCAACCGATGGCCGCCGGGCAACCGTGGCCTTTGCTACCGAGTGGCAGGAAGATGCAGCGCGCCGTGATTTCACGATCAACGCGCTCTACGCACATCCCGAAACGCTGGAGATCAGCGATTATTTCGGCGGACTTGCCGATCTCGATGTGCGCCACGTCCGCTTCATAGGGGACCCGCACGAACGAATTCGCGAGGATCACCTGCGTATCCTCAGGTATTTCCGCTTCCAGGCGCGCTTCGGAGACGAGCCGAACGCGGAAGCGGTCGCGGCCTGCCAGGAACTGGCGCACACGCTGAAGGGCCTGAGCCGCGAACGCGTGGCGATGGAACTGCTGGGCATTTTCTCCCTGCCCGACCCGCGCGGCGCGGTAGCGCTGATGGCGCAGCTCGGCGTGCTTGCTGTCATCCTGCCCGAGGCGCGCGAGCGCGAGCAGGCGGTCTTCGTTGCGCTTGTCGCACACGAGGCTGCAACCGGCACGCCGGGCGATCCCGTCCGCCGTCTTGCGGCCCTGCTGCCCCCCATCCCTTCCGTTGCCGAGGCCGTATCGGCCCGCCTGCGCCTCTCGCGCGCCCAGCGGGCCCGCCTCGTCTGCGCGGCGGAACGCAGGGACACCGACGCCGGCGCACCGCGCGCGCTCGCCTATGCCGAGGGCGTGGAAGGCGCGCGCGACCGGCTGCTGATCGCAGGCCAAACGACGCGCGAACTGGATGGTTGGGAGGTTCCCGAGCTTCCGCTCAAGGGCGGCGAAATCGTCCAGCGCGGAGTCAGTGCCGGACCCGATGTCGCGCGTATCCTGCGAGCGGTCGAGGCCCGCTGGATTGCGGAACAATTCCCGCCCCGCGAGCGCGTCATGCAGTTGCTCGACGAGGAACTGGCCGCCCGCTGA